Within Sorangiineae bacterium MSr11367, the genomic segment CAGCCGGCTCTCTTCGTCGTCGAGTACGCGCTTGCTCGCTTGCTGATCGCGTGGGGCGTCCAGCCGGCGTCGATGCTTGGTTACAGCCTCGGCGAGTATGTCGCTGCTTGCCTGTCCGGCGTCATCGGCCTCGCGGACTCGCTCGCGTTTGTCGCGCGAAGGGCGCAGCTGTTCGAGACGCTTCCCCCGGGCGCGATGTTGGCTGTCGCCCTGCCCGAAGACCAGGTCCGCACGCTGCTCGGAGCCCAGCTCGCCGTGTCCGCGGTCAATGGGCCGGAGCTCTGCGTCGTAGCCGGTCCCCACGAGGAGATCGAGGCGTTCGAGAAGCTGCTCGCCGGTCGCGGGATCACGGGCCGTCGGGTTCAGACGTCCTATGCGTTTCACTCCCCGATGATGCAACCGCTCGCGGATCGCGTGACGGCCCTCGCGCGCACGTTCAAGCTCGCAGAGCCCACGATTCCTTACACCTCCAATGTCACTGGGAAGCTCATCACACCTGCGGAGGCCGTCGATCCGCGCTACTGGGCCACCCATCTCACGCAGCCCGTTCGCTTCAGCGAAGGACTACGAACGCTCGCCGCGCAGCCCGATCTCGTCTTCGTCGAAGCAGGTCCAGGTCAGACCCTGAGCAGCATCGTGATCGCGTCGCCCGATGTGGCCGGAGGCGCGCGCGTGGTCGCTCCGATGATGCGCAACGCCTACGATCGCCAATCGGACATGGCCGTCCTCCTGAAGGGCATCGGCCGGCTCTGGGTCAACGGCGCAGCCGTCGAGTGGAGTCGACTCCCCTCTCGTGCCCTTCCAAGCGGGGCACCGAGCGTCGCGGCATCCAGCGTCGCTGCCCAGCCTCCCGCCACCGAGGCCGCGATCGAGACCGCGACCGAACGCCGACTCCTCGAGATTTGGCGACAGCTCTTTCGCCGAGCCGACATCACGTCGGCGAGCTCGTTCTTCGATCTCGGTGGCAACTCGCTGACCGCGACGAAGCTGGTTCCGCGCCTCCAGAAGAGTTTCGACGTGAACGCTTCGTTGAAGCTCGTGTACCGCGCCCCGACGCTGCGATCGATGGCGAAGGCGATCGACGATCTTCGTTTCAATCCAAACGCTCTCCCGGAGGCGCCCCTCGTCTCGCGCCCGACGCCCGCGACGAATGCTCGACTGCGGCTGTCGAACGGCTTCGTCGTCAACCACCAGAACGAGGCTGAGACACGTCATTTCTACGACGACATCTTCGCCCACCGTTCGTACGTCAGGCACGGCATCACGATTCGTGACGGTGCCTGCGTGTTCGACGTCGGCGCGAACATCGGGCTCTTCACGCTCTTTGCTCATCACGAAGCGAAGGGCGTGCGCCTCTTCTCTTTCGAGCCGGCGCCGGAGACCTTTGCGCTCCTGGAGAAGAACGTCGCGGAGCACAGCGTTCGAGCGACGACGCTGAACTACGGGCTGTCGAACGTCGCCAGGGAAGCGTCGTTCACGTTCTATCCCCGCAGCTCTGGGATGTCGTCGTTCCACGCGGACGCGGTCGAGGAGAAGCACAACCTCAAGTCGATCATCGCGAACGAGCGGCGCCTCGGCGGCGCCGTGCAGGCCGACGCCATCGCCCACGTCGAGGGCGAGCTGCTCGACGTCCGCTTTCAGCCGACGGTCGTCACTGCAAAGCTTCGCCGGGTCAGCGACGTCATCCAGGAGCATCGCGTCGAGCGGATCGATCTGATGAAGATCGACGTTCAGAAATGCGAGGCTGAGGTGATCGACGGGATCGACGAGCACGACTGGCCGAAGATCCGTCAGATCGTCCTCGAGGCACACGACGCCGACGGTCGCGTCGAGGTACTTCGCGGGCGGATGGTAGAGCGCGGGTTCTCGGTCATCGTGCAACAGGACGAGCTCTACGTCGGTACGAACATCTACAATCTCTACGCCGTTCGGAAGGAGCCCTGATCGTGGAGGGAAACGTGCACTACGAGACCGTGGGCGTCGTCGGGGCAGGCGTGATGGGGGTCGGGGTCGCTCAGAGTCTCGCGCAGACGGGGCATCGCGCGATCGTCGTCGACGTCTCCGACGCGGTTCTCGAGCGCGCGCGCAAGGAGATGAAGAACGGGCTGCGCGCCGTCGCCCTGTTCAAGAAGCCCGCCATCGATCCGCGCGAGGTGACGAGCCGCGTCACGTATACGACGGACTATCAGGCGCTTTCGGCGGCGAGCTTCGTGGTCGAGAACGTCACGGAGAAATGGGACATCAAGAAGGACGTCTACAGGCGGCTCGATGAGATTTGCAAACCGGAGGTAGTCTTCGCCGCGAACACGTCGGCGATCTCGATCACGAAGATCGGCTCGGCGACCAAGCGTCCGGCGCAGGTCGTGGGCATGCACTTCATGAATCCGGTGCCCATGAAGCCAATGGTCGAGGTGATTCGCGGCTACCACACGACGCCGGCCACGCTCGAAGCCGCCAAGCGCTTTCTGGCGGAGATGGGGAAAGACTGCATCGTCGTCGAAGACTCACCCGGTTTCGTCTCGAACCGCGTCTTGATGCTGACCATCAACGAGGCGGTATTCCTCCTCCAGGATCGCGTCGCCGAAGCCGTCGAGGTCGACCGGATCTTCAAGACCTGTTTCGAGCACAAGATGGGCCCGCTCGAGACCGCCGATCTCATCGGTCTCGACACGATCCTGTACTCGATCGAGGTGCTCCACGAGAGCTTCAACGACGACAAGTATCGACCGTGCCCGCTCCTGAAGAAGATGGTCGACGCGGGCCTTCTCGGACGCAAATCCGGACACGGATTCTACCGCTACGAGTGAGGGCGCCAATGGATGCCATCGAGACGAAGATCAACGCGTACCTGACCCGTTTCTTTCCGGGAGTAACCCTCGGTCTCGACGACGACATTTTCAGTCTTGGTTTCGTCAATTCGATGTTTGCCCTCCAGCTCGTGACGTTCCTGGAGCATGGCTTCGAGATCGAGATCGAGAACGAGGACCTCGAGCTCGACAACTTCAGATCGATCGGCGCGATGCGTCGATTCGTAGAGCGCAAACGGTCCGACGCTGGGTGATTTTTGGAGAGCGAGGCGAGGTGATGGCGGGTTCAGCTCTGGAGCAGGCGAGCGAGGCTCAGGATCGATGGTTGTCGCGTCTCGCGAGACCAGCTCGTTGGTCGCCCGGGCCTCGGGATCTCCCAGGTCGCGGCGACGGCGCTCGATTGCGGGCGGGCGGCGTCGACGTCGCAGCAGGGAGGCGCTCTTGAGCAAGGCCGGTAGCGACGCGCCGAGCGGCAAGGACAAGCACGTCAAGTGCGTCGTGTGGGACCTCGACAATACGCTCTGGGACGGTGTCCTCCTCGAGGATCGCAGCGTCAACTTGAGAGGCGCGGTAGTCGAAGTGATCCGCACGCTGGACGAGCGGGGGATTCTCCACTCGATCGCCAGTCGGAACGAGCCCGACGTCGCAATGGCGAAGCTTCGCGAGCTCGGTCTCGACGAATACTTCCTCTACCCGCAGGTTCATTGGAACGCGAAGTCGACCTCCGTCCGCGCGATCGGCGAGGCGCTGAACATCGGACTCGACACCATCGCGTTCGTCGACGACCAGCCGTTCGAGCGAGACGAGGTCCGCTTCGCGTTGCCGAACGTGCGCTGCATCGACGCCGCCGACGTTTCGAAGATTCCGCTCATGCGCGAGATGACCCCGCCTTTTCTGACCGAAGACTCGAGGATGCGACGCCGGATGTACCTCGCGGACGTCACGCGAAAGGAGGTCGAAGCGGCCCACTCGGGGAGCCCAGACGAGTTCCTGGCCTCGCTCGAGATGCGCTTCACCGTGGCGGCGGCGAAACAAGAGGATCTGCAACGCGCCGAGGAGCTGACGGTTCGCACGAACCAGCTCAACGCGACCGGCTACACCTACTCCTACGAGGAGCTCGATCGATTCCGTCTATCGTCCGACCACGAGCTCTTGATCGCGGGTCTCGACGACAAATACGGTACCTACGGGAAGATCGGGCTCTCGCTCGTCGAACGCTCCGGTGACGTGTGGGCGCTCAAGCTCTTGCTGATGTCGTGTCGGGTCGTCTCGCGCGGCGTCGGCACCGTGCTCCTGAACGACATCATCCGTCGCGCGCGCGCGGCGGGGGTCAAGCTCCGTGCAGATTTCGTCCCGACGGCCCGAAATCGGATGATGTACATCTCGTACAAATTTGCTGGGTTCCGTGAAGTCGATAAGAGAGACGACGTCGTCATCTTGGAAAACGACTATTCCCGGATCCAAGCCGCGCCCCCCTATCTCGAGCTGATCGTCCCGCCTTAACGCGCAACCCAGTTGTGTCGATCCTGAATCGTCAGCACCGGAACGAAAAGATCGAAAAGTTCCTAGAGTTCATCGCCGAGGGCAACGGCTCCAAGTCGGTCGCCGATAAGCTCAAGGTCCTCGAACGCGAGGCCGACTCGGAACGACGCCGTCAGAGCAAGACCACGCCGTTCGCGTCCTCCGCTTCGAGTGTCTGCGTGGGAAGACCGTAGATGCCGCGTCGGACTTGGGTGTTTCCCGCGACCAGGTGTTCGTGCGTCACCTGCCAGGGTTCTCCCCTGCTCTGCCACCACCCGCCGACCGCGACCCGGACGCCGCGGGCAAGGGGCGAAACGCTGGAGACGAAGTGCAGCGACTCCGAGCTGACTTTGAACAGGACGAGGCAGTTGAACGCGGGGCTCATGATGGCTCCGCTCGGGCACCAGACGAAGTGTCCGCCCCATTCCGGCTTCCAATCTTTCGCCAAATGCCAGACATAGGCAATGGCGTGGTTATTGAGCGCATCGGTGTGTGGCAGCGTGTGGTCCTCCGCCAGGTACGTCGCGGCGGTGAACCGCGCAGGGCCCGCACAATCGGAGCCAGTCACTTCCGACATGAGCCTTCGCGTTGCCCGGCTCGTGAAGATGCGATGGCACTCGAGAAGCTCCGGCGGATATTGACCGCGATCGTGAAGCGCGTGGTGACGATAGTGAAAGAACGGCTCCGCGGCTTCCTGCGACGGCCATCGCGCACACCGATCCAGCGCCGTGTGGACGCGCTCGGCGAAGCCCTTTTCGAAAGCCGACGCAATGACCACAGCGCGCCCTTGAGCGATCTCGCGACCGATTCGCGGCCATACCCCAGGATCGTCGAAGAGGCCGGGACGGAGGAGCGTCTCGATCGAACCTGCTGCGGTATCGTCCACCGGTTCCTGCAAAATGCCATCCGCGACGAGCGCGTGGACCAACCTCTCGAACGCGTGCAAATCGCCATCGACCTCGAGCGACTCGTACGCATTTCGGCACGATCGTGGCGCGGCGAACTCGATGGCGATCTTGTGCATCGTGATGTGCATCGGCTTCGAAACGCCGTCGACCGTCGCCTCCACCCGCTCCGGCCCCACGACGCGAAATACGACGTCCGAACGAAGGAAAAGCACCGTATCGGAATTCATGTTCTAGATGGACTTAGCACTCAATGGCTCGTAACGCTCTGACGAGCACGTCGTAGTCAGCACGTCGAGCTCGAGGAGCGGCAGCGGAGACCTTCCCGCGGGGCCGGCGCCCCTGACGATGGACTCGAAATCGTTGCGTTTCGTCGCGCCTTAGCGCAACGAACCGTCGAAATTGGCAGATACGTAGTGCAAACATATGACACCTGCGGTGTGCCCTTCGGGCAAAGGTTCGCGCCAGTGCGGTGTGTCCGTACCGCTGTACACGACGGCGTCGCCCGGTCCCAAACGCACCGAGTGCGCGCCCTGGTCGGTCTCGAAATGAAGCGACCACGCGCCCGCCCTGCTCGCGTCGGCGTTGCTGTCGACGGCAAGGGAGACGTTCCATCGACATTGCGGACGGTCGATGTGCCGCGTGAGCACCGCGCGATCGCGGTAATGAAAATGCCACGTGAACGACGGCTTGATCGGTTCGTCGACGACTTTACCGATGAACCGCGTGAGCTGATCCTGAAAGAGCACGGATACGAAATCACAATATATTCCGTCCCGCGCACCAAGCGAGGGTACCTCGTACGATGTGAAGTTACCCGACGCGTGCAGTGTGCGAAAGTGCCGGCGCATCGCGGCGACCTGGAGAGGGCTCAGCACGTTTCGGACGACGACGTATCCGTCGGTCTTCAGGCCGTCGCGCAGCCGTTCGATGCGATCCGCGTCTCGAGCGCGACTCTCATCGGTCGGCCTCGGAATCAGCACGTGGGTCGCGAGAAGCATGTCGCGCGTGGCGGCAGCCAGCTTCTCGCAATCGATCGACCCTGCACGGAGCTCGTCCGAGCTGCTTCTGTCCATATCGACGGGCTGCATGGCCTCTGTGAAGGGATGCGGCACCCAGAGCCGGTACGACGTCTCCAACGGGGGCAGTCCCCGCCGCGCCGTCGTTTCGAGCCGACCTTCTTGGGCGAAATCGCCGCCGAGGTGATCCCACAGAGCCGCACCGAGCCGCACCCGTTCGTCCTGGGGCGGGTCGTCCGTCTCCTGAATGCAGCACGCGGGATTGAGCACGATACCCGTTTCCTCACACGCGGTTCGAAGGGCGATCATGTCCTCTTCGGGCACGAGCGCGAGCAGCGCGGGATCCAATCGACACGCGAAGGAGGACTCCTCCCCAGGTAGGGCGTCCTCGGCGACGAGCAAGCCCTTTTCGATCGCGGCGTCCAGAATGTCGCTCGAAAGCTCGACCTCGCGCTCCCCACCCTCTCCTGCGTGGGCGGCCTGGAGCGTGCCGAGAAGCCACTGTACGAGGGGAACGTCGTCCGGGAACCGCATGGTGAACCGAGTGCGGCCGCGGTCCTTCCGCCGCACCTCCCATTCCACGCGAAGAACGAGACTCGGATTCAACGACAGCATCTCTGCATCGGCGTCTGGCATCATGACGATGCGAAATTCGAATCAAACGGGGCAAATGGCAAGACGTTCGAGAAATTCGCAACGTCGCGAGTTTGTTCCGTGCGCCACCAATCGACAAAATGAGACCATTCGTTCAACTGGCCTCGCGTGTGAATTGACTCACAAATCAAGGTAACCAATATCTACTCACCCCATTGGGTTGCCGGCCCTGTGCTGGCCGCCCCCTTATCGAAAGAGACGCCAATGCAAACGTCGAACAAAGAAGCACCCAAGCAGAAGATTCGCGCACGCCTGGCCATCAACAAGCTGAATGTTCGTCAACTCGAGGAAGCACAGCTCGGCGCACTGAACATTGGCGAGGACCTTCCGTGCCCCGGCGGTACGATGAGTGGCAAATTCGGCGGTTCGCTGTAGTCGTTTGGCGCGGCAGTAGATAGATTGGGCCGGCGTCGCACCAAAACTCGGCGCCGGCCCGTTTCCATCGAGTATGCGGCAGGTGGCGATGCTATTTTTTCGTGAATTGGGCGGCGACATCGATCGCGCATGGCGGGCCGAGAATTACGACGTTTCGGCCTTTCCTCGGATCGCACGCATCGCATTGTCGGAGCGTCCCCCCTCCAAGAACGTGACGCCGGACGAGATCGTCGAGTGGACGCTCACCACCGGGGAGTTCCCAAGGCAGCCCAATCTGGACATTGCCTTCGGCGACCCTCCCATCACGGTGTTTTGCGCGCAACGTTTTTACATCGAGGCGCTCTTCTGGGTGGACGGGACGACCGCCATTCATCAACACAACTTTTCGGGCGCGTTCCACGTTCTCTCCGGCTCTAGCATTCACGCACGCTACGCGTTCCATCTCGACAAACGCTTTTCGGAGCGACTCTTATCGGGAAGTTTACGTCTCACGGACATCGAATTGCTCGAGAAAGGCGATACGCGCCCCATCGAGTCGGGAGACCGGTTCATTCACTCGCTCTTCCATCTCGACCGGCCCTCTGTGACCATCGTGGCACGTACGTTTTCCGAGCCTTCGGCCACGCCTCAATACAGTTATTCCAAACCGTCCCTCGCACACGATTCGGCCTTCAACGGCGAGCAGCTGAAACGCCAAGTCCAGAGCCTCGTCCTGCTTTACGAAAGCGAGCACCCCGAGGCGACCGCCATCGTTCGAAAGGCGTTGGCTCGGGCCGATGCACTCACCACGTACCGGCTCCTTCGCGCCGCCCACCAAGCGGCCCCCAAGGCCTCGTTCGAGGCCCTCCTGGAAGACGCACGGGCTCGCGATGCCCATCTCGTCGAACGATTGGAGGCCGTGTTCGAGCAGGACCGCCGGCTCCATTTGATCGTGGGCCGGCGAAAAAAGGTACGGGATGCGGAGCATCGATTCTTTCTCGCGCTGCTCTTGAACGCACCGGATCGGAAGAATCTCCTCAACCTGGTGAGGCGCCGGTATCCCGAGCACGATCCGCTGGACGTCGTCGCACGATGGGTGCGCCAAATGGCGACCACGCAATTGGAAGGAGACAGCGAGCCGAACGTGCTTGGCCTCCCGCTCGACAGCGCAGGCATCGACGTGCTCGAATACACGGTGCGCGCCCTGTCGCACGAGGAGATCGTGCGCCGCCTCCAACACACGTACGACGAGGACGACATCCGCGATCAGCAGAGCGACATCGTCGAGCTCGAGAAATCCATTCGAAGCATGCTGCTATTTCGCCCCCTCTTCACGGAATGAACGCCCCCTCGATCGCACGGTCCGTCGACCCGGTCGTACGCCTGCGCAACGATTTCGGGCTCGATTCCGAACGCCTCCGCCGCTTCGGCCTCGCGCCGCCGCGCTGTTCTCTCGCGCATGGAGCGAGCGGGATTGCCTACGCACTGTGGCGAGCGTCCATCGTCAGCGACGATCCAAGCCTCCTCGAAGCCGCCCGAGCCTGGATCACGCTCGCCGAGGAGCACGTGTCGGGCGCCGACTCGTTCACGTCGAGCGAAATGGGCATCGAACGGAGCGCCGTCGGCTACACGTCGGTCTCCGCGGCCGAACCCGGTCTGTTCTTCACAAAAGCACTCATCGCGAACGCCTATGGCGACGCGACGGTCACGTCGAATGCCGTCGCTCGGTTCATCGACGTGAGTCGTCGGTTGGAAAGGCCCCTGGACGTGCACCTCGGAAGCCTCGGTGTCGGCATCGCGGCCTGCCGGCTGATCGAGCTGCGCGCGGGCCACGAGGCGAGCCTCGCCGCGTTGCGCGACGAGATCATGGGGCGGGCACTCAGGCGCGGGGCGCGCATTGCGCCCGGGCGGTCGTTGGGGTTCGCGCACGGCTTCGCAGGGCTGGTCTCCGCCGCGTGCTCGGCCCGCATGGTGCCCGAGGTGGAGAAGCTCACCGAGGCGTTTCGAGCCCACGCGATGATGTCACACCGCGGGCTGCGCTGGCCCGTATGCGCGGGTGGAGACAAAGTCGTACTCAGCTGGTGCAATGGGCTCGGCGGGCATCTGCTGGCCTGGGTCCAAGTGTGGCAGCTGTCCCGCCGCGACGAAGACCGCGACATGATGGATCGCGTCGCGCAAAGCCTCTGGGAGTCGAGGAGCGCGTACGGCAGCATCTGCTGCGGTGCCGCCGGCCACGCGCTCGTTCTCGCGCAGTTTGCTCGTGCCGTCGATGCCCCCGAATGGCTGTCGCGAACGCGCACGTGGCTCGAAGCCGCGAAGCTCGAATGGACGAGCGAAGATTCTCCGCAAAGCCTATTTCGCGGCAACGTCGGCCTGCTGCTGGCCCGGATCGAGTGCACCTCGGGCAAGACCGCGCAATTTCCCATTTACGGATGATGGCACGGCCTACGGTTTCCTCTCGTCTTTTTCGGTTTCTTCGACGCTCGTGCCGACGCCCTGGGCGCAATGCTGATCGAAGGACGCGAGAGCCTGCGGACCGAGGTAACGCGTGAGCGCGTCGCGATACCACGCGTCCCACGTATGCACGACCACCGGCCTGCGTCCACCGCCGGTTTCGGCCGCAACCTCGAAGAAGTAAGGGACGTCGAGCTCCGAAATGGGGTGAAACGACGCGTCGAGCATTCCCACGGCAATGGTCGCCGCGATTTGATCGACGATCCGCCGGTTCGCGCACGGATACGGCAACTCGCCCAGGCGCCAGAGCTCCTCGAGCTCGTACATGGAGTCAATCTCGCCGGCGAACTTGCGCATCGAACCATTGGCGAACAATACGAAGCCCACATTGATGATATCGAGCGGGCGCGCTCCCACGGCCGAGCATATGGCGTCCATCGTGGGCCACCACATGACCGGCCGAATTCGCGTGTTCCCCACCCATCGCTCCTCGGCGCCTCGCTCGCAACCTGGATCGAGCCGGCCGCATATGTCGTGACGCGCATGGCAATCGACGAAATCCGAGAGAGCGCCGAGCACGAAGGTGTCGTTGTCCATGAGGATGGTGTGTTCGGGTAGGCATTCATGGAGCCGCCGAACGGCGATCCATTTGAGCCAGAA encodes:
- a CDS encoding HAD-IIIC family phosphatase, with protein sequence MSKAGSDAPSGKDKHVKCVVWDLDNTLWDGVLLEDRSVNLRGAVVEVIRTLDERGILHSIASRNEPDVAMAKLRELGLDEYFLYPQVHWNAKSTSVRAIGEALNIGLDTIAFVDDQPFERDEVRFALPNVRCIDAADVSKIPLMREMTPPFLTEDSRMRRRMYLADVTRKEVEAAHSGSPDEFLASLEMRFTVAAAKQEDLQRAEELTVRTNQLNATGYTYSYEELDRFRLSSDHELLIAGLDDKYGTYGKIGLSLVERSGDVWALKLLLMSCRVVSRGVGTVLLNDIIRRARAAGVKLRADFVPTARNRMMYISYKFAGFREVDKRDDVVILENDYSRIQAAPPYLELIVPP
- a CDS encoding phosphopantetheine-binding protein, coding for MDAIETKINAYLTRFFPGVTLGLDDDIFSLGFVNSMFALQLVTFLEHGFEIEIENEDLELDNFRSIGAMRRFVERKRSDAG
- a CDS encoding 3-hydroxyacyl-CoA dehydrogenase NAD-binding domain-containing protein, with the protein product MGVGVAQSLAQTGHRAIVVDVSDAVLERARKEMKNGLRAVALFKKPAIDPREVTSRVTYTTDYQALSAASFVVENVTEKWDIKKDVYRRLDEICKPEVVFAANTSAISITKIGSATKRPAQVVGMHFMNPVPMKPMVEVIRGYHTTPATLEAAKRFLAEMGKDCIVVEDSPGFVSNRVLMLTINEAVFLLQDRVAEAVEVDRIFKTCFEHKMGPLETADLIGLDTILYSIEVLHESFNDDKYRPCPLLKKMVDAGLLGRKSGHGFYRYE
- a CDS encoding 2OG-Fe(II) oxygenase, with protein sequence MNSDTVLFLRSDVVFRVVGPERVEATVDGVSKPMHITMHKIAIEFAAPRSCRNAYESLEVDGDLHAFERLVHALVADGILQEPVDDTAAGSIETLLRPGLFDDPGVWPRIGREIAQGRAVVIASAFEKGFAERVHTALDRCARWPSQEAAEPFFHYRHHALHDRGQYPPELLECHRIFTSRATRRLMSEVTGSDCAGPARFTAATYLAEDHTLPHTDALNNHAIAYVWHLAKDWKPEWGGHFVWCPSGAIMSPAFNCLVLFKVSSESLHFVSSVSPLARGVRVAVGGWWQSRGEPWQVTHEHLVAGNTQVRRGIYGLPTQTLEAEDANGVVLL